In a genomic window of Pedobacter sp. KBS0701:
- a CDS encoding DUF4280 domain-containing protein, with product MSYSYVHEGANVICTNMTNGKPLQIGITRVSTVILSSKKAPLLNTDDKKISDTFLCKVAGKFWGGLQILTAVIAVAALAVATVATGGLALVAAGVMLAAAATSIGAGVTGLYKIAHDCDATLEGKWMLSHGGVEIDKKQALLSQSLMNCPKGGVVSIIIDPVIAMAAAKEITSNNNAEIAAHFTSQAIIGVITAATAFTPIGLLVAAPIAVYGYVDGENSKEEAAKKNLPIWRWSDVGESAKTEGLVNQPIGAVGAVVENGINLTRTNQQITREMMEFNTQAAMREAAGDAAGAANSRLAADIASRSYPSTRSSLVGKDFFKGLAKGIAGAIANYLIDRGSDSYEEARLNESNDIYVNSNKKDNSNNIGVVAINPR from the coding sequence ATGAGTTATTCTTATGTACATGAGGGTGCTAATGTTATTTGTACCAATATGACTAATGGTAAACCTCTTCAGATAGGTATCACGAGGGTTTCCACAGTAATATTATCAAGCAAAAAAGCGCCCTTGTTAAATACCGATGATAAAAAAATCAGTGATACTTTTTTATGTAAAGTTGCAGGTAAATTTTGGGGAGGCCTGCAGATTTTAACAGCAGTAATTGCTGTAGCTGCGCTTGCCGTTGCAACAGTTGCAACCGGTGGGTTAGCATTGGTAGCAGCAGGGGTAATGCTTGCGGCTGCGGCAACGAGTATTGGTGCTGGGGTAACAGGTTTGTATAAGATAGCGCACGATTGTGATGCTACTTTAGAGGGGAAGTGGATGTTGTCGCATGGAGGGGTCGAAATTGATAAAAAACAAGCTTTACTTAGTCAATCATTGATGAACTGCCCAAAAGGAGGCGTGGTTTCTATTATCATAGATCCGGTCATTGCAATGGCTGCCGCAAAAGAAATTACCAGCAATAACAATGCTGAAATTGCCGCCCATTTTACATCTCAGGCAATAATTGGTGTAATTACTGCTGCTACAGCTTTTACACCTATAGGTTTACTGGTGGCAGCTCCTATTGCAGTTTATGGCTATGTAGATGGCGAAAATAGTAAGGAAGAAGCAGCAAAAAAAAATCTTCCTATATGGAGATGGAGCGATGTTGGAGAGAGTGCAAAGACAGAAGGATTAGTAAATCAGCCTATAGGGGCTGTTGGAGCTGTTGTTGAAAATGGAATAAACCTAACACGTACTAATCAACAAATTACCCGCGAAATGATGGAATTTAATACCCAAGCCGCTATGAGAGAAGCAGCTGGTGACGCAGCTGGTGCTGCTAACTCCAGATTGGCAGCCGATATTGCATCAAGATCTTATCCTTCAACACGTTCATCACTAGTAGGTAAGGATTTTTTTAAAGGCTTGGCAAAAGGGATTGCTGGTGCCATTGCGAACTATTTGATTGATAGAGGATCGGATAGTTATGAAGAAGCTAGGCTAAATGAGTCTAATGATATTTATGTAAACTCAAATA